In Lates calcarifer isolate ASB-BC8 linkage group LG15, TLL_Latcal_v3, whole genome shotgun sequence, one genomic interval encodes:
- the pou3f2b gene encoding POU domain, class 3, transcription factor 2 produces MSNGGGAESRCASAYTWQSAWEPPVGRRGSVKCEVPLIRATSPAPRVMATAASNHYNILTSSASIVHSEPGSMQQATAYRDAQSLLQSDYPLQSNSHTLSHAHQWITALSHGEGAPWSSSPLGAEQDIKPAVQGARDEMHNSSSNLQHQSRPPHLVHQTHGNHHDGRAWRTTTAAHIPSMATTNGQSLIYSQPGFSVNGLIPSSGQGMHHHNLRDSHDDHHSPHLSEHGHPPSQHQHQHRPQSHHDHSDEDTPTSDDLEQFAKQFKQRRIKLGFTQADVGLALGTLYGNVFSQTTICRFEALQLSFKNMCKLKPLLNKWLEEADSTSGSPTSLDKIAAQGRKRKKRTSIEVSVKGALESHFLKCPKPAASEIITLADSLHLEKEVVRVWFCNRRQKEKRMTPPGGALPGSEDVYGDTPPHHGVQTPVQ; encoded by the coding sequence ATGAGCAACGGGGGCGGGGCGGAGTCCAGGTGCGCCTCGGCGTACACTTGGCAGAGCGCCTGGGAGCCGCCTGTGGGCAGGAGAGGATCTGTCAAATGCGAGGTTCCTTTAATAAGAGCGACCAGTCCGGCTCCGAGAGTCATGGCGACCGCAGCGTCTAACCACTACAACATCCTCACCTCCAGCGCATCCATCGTGCACTCGGAGCCCGGCAGCATGCAGCAAGCTACGGCGTACCGGGACGCGCAGAGCCTGTTGCAGAGCGACTACCCGCTGCAGAGCAACAGCCACACGCTCAGCCACGCACACCAGTGGATCACGGCGCTGTCCCACGGAGAGGGAGCCCCGTGGTCCTCCAGCCCGCTCGGCGCAGAGCAGGACATCAAACCCGCGGTGCAGGGCGCCCGGGACGAGATGCACAACTCCAGCAGCAACCTGCAGCACCAGTCGCGACCGCCGCACCTGGTGCACCAGACGCACGGGAACCACCACGACGGCCGAGCGTGGAGAACCACCACCGCGGCGCACATACCGAGCATGGCGACGACCAACGGCCAAAGCCTTATTTACTCCCAGCCGGGCTTCAGCGTGAACGGGCTGATCCCGAGCAGCGGGCAGGGGATGCACCACCACAACTTAAGAGACAGTCATGACGACCACCACAGCCCGCACCTCAGCGAACACGGCCACCCTCCGTCCCAGCATCAGCACCAGCACCGACCGCAGAGTCACCACGACCACTCGGACGAGGATACGCCGACCTCGGACGACTTGGAGCAGTTCGCCAAGCAGTTCAAACAACGGAGGATCAAGCTGGGCTTCACACAGGCGGACGTGGGACTCGCCCTGGGGACCCTGTACGGAAATGTGTTTTCCCAAACCACCATATGCAGGTTTGAGGCCCTACAGCTCAGCTTCAAAAACATGTGCAAGCTGAAGCCTCTGTTGAACAAGTGGCTGGAGGAGGCGGACTCCACCTCGGGCAGCCCGACCAGCCTGGACAAAATCGCGGCGCaggggaggaaaaggaaaaaacgGACTTCAATCGAGGTAAGCGTAAAGGGAGCTTTGGAGAGCCATTTTTTGAAGTGCCCTAAACCGGCAGCGTCGGAAATAATCACCCTGGCGGACAGTCTGCACCTGGAGAAAGAAGTGGTGAGGGTTTGGTTTTGTAAcaggagacagaaggagaaacGCATGACCCCTCCCGGAGGAGCTCTGCCGGGGAGCGAGGATGTGTACGGGGACACACCGCCGCACCACGGGGTCCAGACCCCGGTCCAATGA